Proteins from a genomic interval of Candidatus Gracilibacteria bacterium:
- a CDS encoding TfoX/Sxy family protein: protein MATTQSTIDYIVDQLQEAGNISARKMFGEFALYCEGRVVGLVCDNTLFIKITEPGKIFIGKGYKEGYAYKGAKVSMVIDGDQIEDRDWLCELVRITAANVPLFQRKNHENI, encoded by the coding sequence ATGGCAACCACTCAATCAACCATAGACTATATTGTGGATCAACTGCAGGAGGCGGGAAATATTTCCGCTCGTAAAATGTTTGGTGAATTTGCGCTGTACTGCGAAGGCCGCGTGGTGGGACTCGTTTGCGACAACACTTTATTTATCAAAATCACGGAACCAGGCAAAATTTTTATTGGAAAAGGCTACAAAGAAGGGTATGCATACAAGGGCGCCAAAGTCTCCATGGTCATTGATGGAGATCAGATTGAAGATCGTGACTGGCTCTGCGAGCTCGTGCGTATCACGGCCGCAAATGTTCCCCTTTTCCAAAGAAAAAATCATGAAAATATCTAA
- a CDS encoding CdaR family protein has protein sequence MKNFLLKNWHVKILSLIAASVFWFFVLSSVSTFFVYPTALPIETFNVPENLAVVNALGDATFTVRADQEIYKNLTSDNFTVYVDLKGLVAGEQTVNVSVNSKKTDVGVVAIDPIQVVVVLEELQTKEIPIEFELQGKPDSNYTAEWAMLPDLEIEVSGAESVVEDAEKAVAILILTGTETEDVSRMVEIKVYNAKGQELGQVTTNPKTVELDVTIEPAEAVKTVGIKVNTEGEVDGYISQIQTIPDVVQIQGDADLLEDIDYLETEPIFIEPGQTKITARAELILPDGVSLGEGESSFVEVEIEVALIQTPTNLENNVLEISLPSHGALAEGIPPPPPHKS, from the coding sequence ATGAAAAATTTCCTACTCAAAAATTGGCACGTTAAAATTTTGTCGCTCATCGCAGCCTCGGTGTTTTGGTTTTTTGTATTGAGCAGTGTGAGTACGTTTTTTGTGTACCCAACGGCATTGCCCATTGAGACGTTCAATGTGCCGGAAAATCTGGCGGTGGTGAATGCGCTCGGCGATGCCACGTTCACCGTGCGGGCGGATCAGGAAATTTATAAAAATCTTACTTCCGATAATTTTACCGTGTATGTGGATTTGAAGGGATTGGTTGCCGGAGAGCAAACCGTAAATGTATCCGTGAATTCCAAGAAAACCGATGTGGGAGTCGTAGCCATTGATCCGATTCAAGTGGTCGTGGTGTTGGAAGAACTTCAAACCAAAGAAATTCCGATCGAGTTTGAATTGCAAGGAAAGCCTGATTCCAATTATACGGCCGAGTGGGCAATGTTGCCCGATTTGGAGATCGAAGTGAGTGGAGCGGAAAGTGTTGTGGAAGACGCGGAAAAAGCCGTGGCTATCTTGATATTGACCGGCACTGAAACCGAGGACGTGTCGCGCATGGTTGAAATCAAGGTGTACAACGCGAAAGGGCAAGAATTGGGTCAGGTCACAACCAACCCTAAAACAGTGGAGTTAGACGTTACGATTGAGCCCGCGGAAGCGGTAAAAACCGTGGGAATCAAAGTGAACACCGAAGGGGAAGTGGACGGCTATATCAGTCAGATTCAAACAATCCCCGATGTGGTGCAAATTCAAGGAGATGCGGATCTGTTGGAAGATATTGATTATCTTGAAACAGAACCGATTTTTATTGAGCCCGGGCAAACAAAAATCACCGCTCGGGCCGAGTTGATACTTCCCGATGGCGTGAGTTTGGGAGAAGGGGAGTCGTCATTTGTTGAAGTGGAAATCGAAGTCGCACTTATCCAGACGCCAACAAATCTTGAAAATAATGTACTGGAGATTTCTTTACCCAGTCACGGAGCGTTAGCGGAGTGAATTCCCCCCCCCCCCCCCCATAAATCCTAA
- a CDS encoding helix-turn-helix domain-containing protein: MIYPDFDRLGLSESEGKVYMALLELGGGYVSTVARQSKLPRVNCYHTLENLFKKGLVNFMTKNKVRFYSAEPPQKMVNMLEEKTTYARKLLPELLSVTNALAFKPKIKYFEGMDGVKTILEDTLTAKSEMLGYSNLKGAAELFGDYIKIYAQKKMKKRLKTRLICPSSKEAFEYTKRYYPTQFPEELIEILFINPREFWFEHEIMIYDNKVAVISLNKEELVGMIFESPVYARSQTAIFNLAWLGASGFIAL, from the coding sequence ATGATTTATCCGGATTTTGATCGTTTGGGATTGAGCGAGAGCGAAGGGAAAGTCTATATGGCGCTCTTGGAATTGGGGGGTGGATACGTGAGTACGGTGGCGCGCCAATCTAAGCTTCCGCGGGTCAATTGTTATCACACGCTCGAGAATCTTTTCAAGAAAGGTTTGGTGAATTTTATGACCAAAAACAAGGTGCGTTTTTATTCGGCCGAGCCCCCGCAAAAAATGGTGAACATGCTCGAAGAAAAAACAACCTACGCCCGCAAGTTGTTGCCCGAGCTTTTATCGGTCACCAATGCCCTCGCGTTCAAACCTAAAATCAAATATTTCGAGGGAATGGACGGCGTCAAAACCATCCTCGAAGACACCCTCACGGCCAAGAGCGAAATGCTCGGTTATTCCAATTTGAAAGGCGCGGCGGAATTATTTGGCGATTACATCAAGATTTATGCTCAAAAAAAGATGAAAAAAAGATTAAAAACGCGACTCATTTGTCCGTCCAGTAAAGAAGCGTTTGAGTACACCAAGCGTTATTATCCCACGCAATTTCCAGAGGAACTTATCGAGATTTTATTCATCAACCCACGTGAATTTTGGTTTGAGCACGAGATCATGATTTACGACAATAAAGTAGCCGTGATTTCCCTAAATAAGGAAGAGCTGGTGGGTATGATTTTCGAAAGTCCGGTCTACGCGCGTTCGCAAACCGCTATTTTTAACCTGGCATGGCTCGGAGCCAGCGGGTTTATCGCATTGTAA
- the cdaA gene encoding diadenylate cyclase CdaA produces MSILNDLVSRLVLFFSNLGETFWNHLSLSQYSFWQTAIDVFLVAIIFYWLITLLKGTRAVPILTGLFVLALLYAISDRLDLLAVNWILSRAFPVMLLSIPIIFQQELRRGLERLGKTHFFELEIESTDRMISDLVETCQLLAKERHGALIVLERDTKLEEYIETGKLLDSMISKELLLSIFNPRSPLHDGAVIIRERRIVAAGCVLPHTFKQYEGRFGTRHKAAIGLSENSDAEIIIVSEERKTISFAKDGQLEEVTAEQLQSHLEKIYKARQHSPRTKQSEVRSPVPCISSGAKGAFPPPVSSKKPKNRRSA; encoded by the coding sequence ATGAGCATCCTCAACGATTTGGTTTCACGCCTGGTTCTCTTTTTCTCCAATTTGGGAGAAACGTTTTGGAATCACCTCAGCCTGTCCCAATATTCTTTTTGGCAAACCGCCATTGATGTTTTTTTGGTGGCCATTATTTTTTATTGGCTCATCACCTTGCTCAAAGGCACCCGCGCGGTCCCGATTTTGACCGGACTTTTTGTGCTCGCGTTGCTGTACGCCATTAGCGACCGTCTTGATCTTCTCGCTGTGAATTGGATTTTAAGCCGCGCTTTTCCCGTGATGTTGCTGTCCATCCCGATTATTTTTCAACAAGAACTCCGTCGCGGCCTCGAGCGCCTCGGGAAAACGCATTTTTTTGAACTCGAAATCGAATCCACGGACCGCATGATCAGCGATTTGGTGGAAACCTGTCAGCTGTTGGCCAAAGAACGCCACGGTGCGCTCATTGTGCTCGAACGCGACACCAAACTTGAAGAATACATCGAAACAGGAAAATTATTGGATTCCATGATTTCCAAGGAATTATTGCTCAGCATTTTTAATCCGCGTTCCCCGCTTCACGACGGAGCCGTGATCATTCGCGAACGTCGAATTGTGGCTGCGGGCTGCGTTTTGCCACACACATTCAAACAATATGAGGGTCGGTTTGGCACGCGGCATAAAGCCGCGATCGGGTTGTCGGAAAATTCCGATGCGGAAATCATCATTGTTTCCGAAGAGCGAAAAACCATTTCATTTGCCAAAGACGGGCAGTTGGAGGAGGTCACGGCCGAGCAACTTCAATCGCATTTGGAAAAAATTTATAAAGCCAGACAACACTCCCCACGCACGAAGCAAAGCGAAGTGCGCTCCCCAGTTCCTTGCATCTCCAGCGGAGCGAAGGGAGCTTTCCCTCCCCCCGTATCCTCAAAAAAACCTAAAAATCGCCGTTCCGCCTAA
- a CDS encoding FAD-binding oxidoreductase: MVLPSMFQARLKQKITLTPEVREFVFELIELTTLDFQAGQFVLIYATNPATGARISRAYSIASAPSQNHELHIVIAIIKTGTLTPILDTWEIGHELQIQGPFGHFLLKSPADRDLVFVATGTGIAPFHSMIQDRLSQGDTRPMHVYFGVRHEENIFYQREFEKLAKQHPNLHFTLTLSQPSSDWKGPSGRVTALLSVVSFNPATTDVYMCGGKGMIDDVRAIFLQKGFEPSHLYFEQFF; the protein is encoded by the coding sequence ATGGTACTTCCCTCAATGTTTCAAGCTCGGCTCAAGCAAAAAATCACGCTCACTCCCGAGGTGCGCGAGTTTGTTTTTGAGCTCATCGAACTTACGACCCTCGATTTTCAAGCCGGCCAATTTGTGCTGATTTATGCGACAAATCCTGCCACCGGCGCGCGCATCAGTCGGGCCTATTCGATTGCCAGTGCGCCTTCACAAAATCATGAACTTCACATTGTGATTGCGATCATCAAAACCGGGACCTTAACTCCGATTCTCGACACCTGGGAAATTGGGCATGAGTTGCAAATCCAGGGACCTTTTGGACATTTTTTACTCAAATCCCCTGCGGATCGCGACCTTGTTTTTGTGGCCACCGGCACCGGAATTGCACCCTTTCACTCCATGATTCAAGATCGTTTAAGCCAAGGCGATACCAGACCCATGCACGTTTATTTTGGGGTACGGCACGAGGAAAATATTTTTTACCAACGCGAATTTGAAAAATTGGCAAAACAACACCCGAATCTTCACTTTACGCTCACGTTGTCGCAGCCGTCATCGGATTGGAAAGGTCCAAGTGGTCGCGTGACCGCACTTTTGTCTGTAGTCTCCTTCAATCCTGCAACCACGGACGTTTATATGTGTGGCGGCAAAGGCATGATCGATGATGTGCGTGCGATTTTTTTACAAAAAGGATTCGAGCCTTCGCATCTGTATTTTGAGCAGTTTTTTTAA
- a CDS encoding phosphatase PAP2 family protein, giving the protein MFPFSKEKIMKISKNLNHDPWFKLKILGVLIALLYLFLSWYPYIGRFSASLTTPHDLKTVVDDWIPLVPQIIKIYLALMFFPIAGLIFAFYKKLTALEVAALYIAHILLLFSCYAIYLIFPTSAESVMVKISEWDVANNPALEAIDWLYRSSVPYNSFPSYHVAPMVFLLIFLFKKWRTLFWISLPLCVLISAGAVLTKFHFFVDVLGGIAMGIFAYYILYEKIALKYLNDFVRVEKEGNFNKSRVVLKKSLRTPKKAGQAPQNV; this is encoded by the coding sequence ATGTTCCCCTTTTCCAAAGAAAAAATCATGAAAATATCTAAAAACCTGAACCACGACCCTTGGTTTAAGTTGAAAATTTTAGGGGTCCTGATCGCTTTATTGTATTTATTCCTGAGTTGGTACCCGTATATAGGGCGATTCAGTGCCTCGCTCACAACCCCTCATGATTTAAAAACGGTTGTGGATGATTGGATCCCTCTGGTTCCTCAGATCATAAAGATTTATTTGGCGTTGATGTTTTTTCCCATTGCCGGTTTGATTTTTGCTTTTTATAAAAAACTCACCGCACTTGAAGTCGCTGCTTTGTACATCGCACACATCTTGTTGCTGTTTTCTTGTTATGCGATTTATTTAATTTTCCCAACTTCAGCGGAAAGCGTCATGGTTAAGATTAGCGAATGGGATGTGGCGAATAACCCGGCGCTGGAAGCCATTGATTGGCTTTATCGGAGCAGTGTGCCTTACAATTCCTTTCCAAGTTACCATGTGGCGCCGATGGTGTTTCTTTTGATCTTTTTATTTAAAAAATGGAGAACTCTGTTTTGGATAAGTTTGCCTTTGTGTGTCCTGATCTCTGCAGGTGCGGTCCTTACCAAGTTCCATTTTTTTGTGGATGTTCTCGGAGGGATCGCTATGGGAATTTTTGCGTATTATATTTTGTATGAAAAAATAGCGTTAAAATACTTGAATGATTTTGTTCGGGTTGAGAAGGAATGAAATTTTAATAAATCGAGGGTTGTACTGAAAAAGAGCTTGAGAACGCCAAAAAAGGCGGGGCAGGCCCCACAAAATGTTTAA
- a CDS encoding helix-turn-helix domain-containing protein yields the protein MVKLSADQLKISKETSQEKSQKRDFPFLSVGQEHLLNLSYFELEQKNFEVRALRLEGKTSEDVREEFMSYLEKEKGIKAVTVFFSDLEGRFHALDYNKKFLLNAEDNLTFDGSSIHGFTIQKESDLRLTIDWTTFRWAPADLFGPGKVLVFANVMDKDGTRYEGDFRGKLDTYCSKLRTEQGITVNVATEVEGFLFKGLKAEQTYEEQTRFELATMSGYFNSLPQENLHLFIDKLAEVQRVLAFDNEKDHPEVAPSQFELNFRYAPALDAADEVQLYKLLARQVANSMGCTASFLPKPVAGVNGSGMHTNISLSQNGKNIFYDAKGKEKLSETAHRFITGILYYANDLCLVIAPSVNAYRRLDPHYEAPNEIKVSPTDRGSMIRIPIGNEKSARIEVRTVAPDVNPYLTVYALLKAGMAAVHATPKELKTMEAEVYEGDVKKLPGEIYTAMANFMGSDFMKEMMGSTNHSKYLSLKEAVADRSPRQLGRHIKSGEILYHHEVTNQYLWKQFGSMNFKEIFIALGLNEKEAKVYLATLELGPSATSDIALRAKLNRVTTYTILEKLVQKGFIHTLLQEKVRCFSAVDPDTLRDLYRERYNNLKQALPDLRRLHGKTMHPRVRYYEGLEGIKRIYADTLTSKTEILNYADSKGIRQFWPNYDEEYVKERVRKKIYLRGIAPDDEYGCAVAAENKKKHREIRLVPRNQIEFANEINIYDDKVSIISFSKDELIGMIIESKEIANTQRAIFKMAWAFAKARSSKS from the coding sequence ATGGTAAAACTCTCCGCCGATCAATTGAAGATTTCAAAAGAGACGAGCCAAGAAAAGTCTCAAAAGCGCGATTTTCCGTTCCTTTCCGTGGGACAAGAACATTTATTGAATTTGAGTTATTTTGAATTGGAACAAAAAAATTTCGAAGTGAGAGCTTTAAGATTGGAAGGAAAAACCAGCGAAGACGTTCGTGAAGAATTTATGAGTTATCTTGAGAAAGAAAAAGGGATCAAAGCGGTGACCGTATTTTTCAGCGATCTTGAAGGACGATTCCACGCGTTGGATTACAATAAAAAATTCTTACTCAATGCGGAAGACAATCTCACATTTGACGGATCCTCCATCCACGGTTTTACCATTCAAAAAGAATCCGATCTTCGTCTAACCATAGATTGGACCACGTTTCGTTGGGCGCCGGCCGATCTTTTTGGCCCGGGAAAAGTGTTGGTATTTGCCAATGTGATGGACAAAGACGGGACTCGCTATGAAGGGGATTTTAGAGGGAAACTGGATACCTATTGTTCCAAGCTTCGCACCGAACAGGGGATCACGGTGAATGTGGCCACGGAAGTCGAAGGATTTTTATTCAAAGGACTGAAAGCGGAACAAACGTATGAAGAGCAAACGCGCTTTGAATTGGCCACCATGAGCGGTTATTTCAATTCTTTGCCGCAGGAAAATTTACATTTATTCATCGATAAATTGGCGGAAGTGCAACGCGTGCTCGCGTTTGACAATGAAAAGGATCATCCCGAAGTTGCGCCTTCCCAGTTTGAATTGAATTTTCGTTATGCCCCGGCCTTGGATGCCGCGGATGAGGTTCAGCTTTACAAATTATTAGCGCGCCAAGTCGCCAATTCCATGGGGTGCACCGCCAGTTTCCTTCCAAAACCCGTGGCCGGAGTCAACGGGAGTGGCATGCACACCAATATTTCATTGTCTCAAAACGGAAAAAATATTTTTTACGATGCCAAGGGTAAAGAAAAACTTTCCGAAACCGCACATCGCTTCATCACCGGGATTTTGTATTATGCGAACGATCTTTGTTTGGTGATTGCTCCGAGCGTGAATGCGTATCGTCGTTTGGACCCGCATTATGAAGCTCCGAATGAAATCAAAGTTTCTCCCACGGATCGCGGATCTATGATTCGTATCCCGATCGGCAATGAAAAAAGCGCCCGTATCGAGGTTCGAACCGTGGCTCCGGACGTAAATCCTTATCTCACGGTTTACGCCTTACTCAAGGCCGGCATGGCCGCGGTTCATGCCACGCCAAAAGAACTAAAGACCATGGAAGCCGAAGTTTACGAAGGAGACGTGAAAAAACTCCCCGGGGAAATTTACACCGCAATGGCCAATTTTATGGGAAGCGATTTCATGAAAGAAATGATGGGAAGCACGAATCATTCCAAATATCTCTCATTAAAGGAAGCCGTGGCGGATCGCAGTCCCAGACAACTCGGAAGGCACATCAAAAGCGGAGAAATTTTGTATCACCATGAAGTCACGAATCAATACTTGTGGAAACAGTTTTGATCTATGAATTTTAAAGAAATTTTCATCGCTCTCGGGCTCAACGAAAAAGAAGCCAAAGTGTATTTGGCCACACTCGAATTGGGCCCGTCTGCAACCTCGGACATCGCGCTTCGCGCCAAATTGAATCGGGTCACCACGTACACCATCCTCGAAAAGTTGGTGCAAAAAGGTTTTATTCACACCCTCCTGCAAGAAAAAGTGCGTTGTTTTTCCGCGGTGGACCCGGATACGTTGAGAGATTTATATCGCGAACGATACAATAATTTAAAACAGGCGCTTCCGGATTTGCGCCGACTCCACGGCAAAACCATGCACCCGCGGGTTCGTTATTACGAGGGGCTCGAGGGGATCAAACGTATTTACGCAGACACACTCACTTCAAAAACCGAAATTTTAAATTATGCAGACTCAAAAGGAATTCGTCAGTTTTGGCCCAATTACGACGAAGAATATGTGAAAGAACGTGTTCGTAAAAAAATTTATTTACGCGGCATTGCGCCGGACGATGAGTACGGGTGCGCAGTGGCGGCTGAAAACAAGAAAAAGCATCGTGAAATCCGCCTCGTTCCTCGAAATCAGATTGAATTCGCCAATGAAATCAACATTTACGACGATAAAGTTTCCATCATTTCCTTCAGCAAAGACGAACTCATCGGCATGATCATTGAGAGCAAAGAAATCGCCAACACCCAACGCGCCATTTTTAAGATGGCGTGGGCGTTTGCAAAAGCCCGTTCTTCAAAATCTTAA